The proteins below come from a single Natranaerofaba carboxydovora genomic window:
- the thrB gene encoding homoserine kinase gives MIKVSVPATSANLGPGFDCLGIALTLYNEITAEIIDEGLEIEVYGEGKEDIELDEQNLVYRAIKRVYDQVGKSVPGLRIKLINKVPLCSGLGSSAASTVGGLLVGNFFSGELLSTDMILELAKEMEGHPDNVVPALLGGFIVTSTTEKGIKYVRHLPKKDLYFYLVVPEYRFATGRSRGLLPENVDFKDATFNIGRSSLLVAAIMAEKYELLEWATEDKIHQIYRQEQLPGFVECVKKAKDNGALGVFLSGAGPSILALTDKPMPRIKKVLKESYDEKEIKSRVLELQLSKRGALLTNEEGVELCQW, from the coding sequence TTGATTAAGGTAAGTGTTCCGGCTACTTCGGCCAATCTTGGTCCTGGATTTGACTGCCTTGGCATTGCCCTGACCTTATATAACGAGATAACAGCGGAGATAATTGACGAAGGCCTTGAGATAGAAGTATATGGCGAGGGAAAAGAAGATATAGAACTAGACGAACAAAATCTTGTGTACAGAGCCATAAAGAGGGTATATGACCAGGTAGGAAAGTCTGTGCCGGGTTTAAGGATAAAGCTAATCAACAAAGTCCCTTTGTGTAGTGGACTTGGTTCAAGTGCTGCCTCGACAGTGGGAGGTCTTTTGGTAGGAAACTTTTTTTCCGGGGAGCTTCTATCAACGGATATGATTCTTGAGTTAGCCAAAGAGATGGAAGGACATCCTGACAATGTAGTTCCTGCCCTTTTAGGCGGCTTTATTGTAACAAGTACCACAGAAAAAGGGATCAAATACGTGCGTCATCTCCCAAAGAAAGATTTGTATTTTTATCTGGTTGTACCTGAGTACCGTTTTGCAACAGGGCGTTCAAGAGGGCTTTTGCCGGAAAATGTTGATTTTAAAGATGCGACTTTTAATATCGGGCGCTCTTCACTACTGGTAGCTGCTATTATGGCAGAAAAGTACGAACTTTTGGAATGGGCAACCGAGGACAAGATACATCAAATATACAGGCAAGAACAACTGCCAGGGTTTGTAGAATGTGTCAAAAAAGCAAAAGATAACGGTGCCCTTGGGGTTTTCTTGAGCGGTGCCGGCCCTAGTATCCTTGCCCTGACAGACAAGCCCATGCCAAGGATCAAAAAAGTCCTAAAAGAAAGCTATGATGAAAAGGAGATCAAATCTCGAGTTTTGGAGCTTCAGCTTTCAAAAAGAGGTGCTCTCCTGACAAATGAGGAGGGAGTGGAGTTATGTCAGTGGTAG
- the alr gene encoding alanine racemase has product MTYPSFPVRNTWAEINLDNLTHNIKEFRRHTKDNTELMAVVKADGYGHGAFEIAETALESGASWLGVALLEEGILLRYQGLKAPILILGYIPPGHIETCLSYDLTPTIFTKETAEACQKAAEIKGKKVNVHIKLDTGMGRVGVRPEDSANFAKYVNNMPNLEIEGIYTHFSVADEKDKSYTWQQYKTYKNIIREIENEGIKIPYKHACNSAAAIDIKEMHLDLVRIGISMYGSYTSSYVDRSVKIKPLMSLKTKVSYVKKVPPGTSISYGRKFITEKDSIIATIPVGYADGYSRLLSNKGEVLAHGKKLPVVGSVCMDQSMFLADDVPDVKIGDEVTLMGNEGDEMITADEIAEKIGTISYEVYCMVDKRVPRLYYRNGQLKKTNTLLNQV; this is encoded by the coding sequence ATGACGTATCCAAGTTTTCCTGTAAGAAATACCTGGGCAGAAATCAACTTGGACAATCTAACCCATAATATTAAAGAGTTCAGGCGGCATACTAAGGATAACACCGAACTAATGGCAGTAGTAAAGGCAGATGGATATGGTCATGGGGCTTTTGAAATAGCAGAAACTGCATTAGAAAGCGGTGCTAGCTGGCTTGGTGTTGCTCTCTTGGAAGAAGGAATTTTGCTTCGTTATCAGGGGTTAAAAGCTCCAATATTAATCCTTGGCTATATTCCCCCAGGGCATATTGAGACCTGTTTATCTTATGACTTGACCCCTACGATTTTTACAAAAGAAACTGCAGAGGCCTGTCAAAAAGCTGCAGAGATAAAAGGTAAAAAGGTAAATGTTCATATAAAACTAGACACTGGAATGGGTAGAGTTGGTGTTAGGCCAGAAGATAGTGCGAATTTTGCAAAATATGTTAATAATATGCCAAACTTGGAGATAGAGGGAATTTATACTCACTTTTCGGTAGCTGACGAAAAGGACAAATCATATACATGGCAGCAATATAAAACATACAAAAATATTATCCGCGAAATAGAGAATGAGGGCATCAAAATCCCATATAAACATGCCTGTAACAGTGCCGCTGCAATCGATATCAAAGAGATGCATTTGGATCTTGTTAGAATCGGCATAAGTATGTACGGGTCTTATACATCTTCCTATGTTGATAGAAGTGTTAAGATTAAGCCTTTGATGTCGCTAAAAACCAAAGTATCATATGTAAAAAAAGTACCTCCGGGTACTTCTATTAGCTATGGCAGAAAGTTTATAACCGAAAAAGATTCAATAATTGCTACGATTCCTGTCGGATATGCAGATGGTTACAGTAGACTTCTTTCAAATAAAGGTGAAGTGCTAGCTCATGGGAAAAAGTTACCTGTAGTTGGCTCTGTGTGCATGGACCAGAGCATGTTTTTGGCAGATGATGTACCTGATGTCAAAATAGGTGACGAAGTTACATTGATGGGTAATGAAGGGGATGAAATGATTACAGCGGATGAAATAGCTGAAAAAATTGGTACTATAAGCTATGAAGTATATTGTATGGTTGATAAAAGAGTACCCAGGTTATATTATAGAAATGGACAACTGAAAAAAACAAATACGTTATTGAATCAAGTTTAA
- a CDS encoding UPF0182 family protein produces MHRKHKQIIALGILIFLVLSLDTIANTITNWQWFRAVDYQALFVRPFLFQWLTYIIAFLFGTVFFYLNLNYLTGILLTPQAQVYFVESPLAPYINKLKQIGKVAKIAISAVIGVLWAGFFRDFWLNLIYFIYNEPIGDVDPVFGRDISFYFFELPLYRTILGNVLSLVIFTFLFVMVVYVFRGIVTWGLIKKGGLTKGYSALKHINLFVGMLLLIFALQSYLARFNLLFSDRGAMFGAGYTDLNASAPLYLILTIIGIIGFIITMINFKIGKFKYTALVAGIFVFIFIAGNIYASILQNFIVSPNELSMERPYLENHLEMTRKAYNLHDIDEKMWEGTDALPDVDEDELEQEIDENVENVEENPEDFNEDIDEDIDEDININDIDEGIDEEMLEEEDIVGEVGEVSEVPEIDDELLRNVRLLDYRPLREVYRESQEFRQYYQFDDVDIARYTIDDQYHQVMLSARELDVNRLPDEAQTNINRHLKYTHGYGLAMSPVGEFTARGHPRFFLQDMPVVDNIGIGLERPEIYFGELKNDFVIVNTEEKEFNYPGGGEEVDIDYQGETGIPIDNIINRALYALRERNSFIFLSRQFTDDSEILINRNIQERINTIAPFLTYDDDPYMAVADGRLFWIIDAYVDSDNYPYSNPYDYRGKNYIRNPVKVIVDAYSGEVSYYLVEDEPVTTALSNAFPDLFRDLDEMPEELQDQIRYPVDLFDIQADMLRNYHMTTPVVFYNREDAWDIATEKYYGDTIRMEPYYATLNLPGEDDSEFVLMLPFTPVQRNNMISWLGARNDGENYGELVLYRFPRGTLAYGPRQIDSRIDQDPEISRLFSLWDRGGSSVIRGNLLVIPLENGILYVEPVYLEAEGASFPEMRRVIVAWEDDLIMAPSLEEALEHFGKDIDQIDIEDPDIEDPEDPDLEEELEIPDEMIPEDELEDVYELSRRALELYIDAEDALRDGDWNEYGSIQEELKEVLEKLNEKSEDVAETDLEEN; encoded by the coding sequence ATGCATAGAAAGCATAAACAAATAATCGCTTTAGGTATTTTAATTTTTTTGGTTTTATCTCTTGACACTATTGCTAACACAATAACAAATTGGCAGTGGTTTAGAGCTGTAGATTATCAGGCCCTTTTTGTAAGGCCTTTCTTGTTTCAGTGGCTAACATATATTATTGCATTTTTGTTTGGTACTGTGTTTTTTTATTTAAACCTAAATTATCTAACTGGTATATTATTGACACCTCAGGCTCAGGTTTATTTTGTCGAAAGTCCTTTGGCACCTTACATAAATAAACTAAAGCAGATAGGAAAAGTTGCTAAAATTGCTATTAGCGCTGTCATAGGGGTGCTTTGGGCAGGGTTTTTTAGAGATTTTTGGCTTAATCTAATTTATTTTATCTATAACGAACCTATTGGAGATGTTGATCCTGTTTTTGGCAGGGATATATCTTTTTACTTTTTTGAGTTACCTTTATATAGAACTATACTTGGCAATGTTTTATCACTAGTTATCTTTACTTTTTTGTTTGTTATGGTGGTGTATGTTTTCAGAGGCATTGTCACCTGGGGGTTAATTAAAAAAGGTGGTCTAACTAAGGGTTATAGTGCTTTAAAACATATTAATTTGTTCGTTGGTATGTTGTTGTTAATCTTTGCCCTTCAGTCTTATTTGGCCAGGTTTAATCTTTTATTTTCAGACCGTGGAGCAATGTTTGGTGCTGGTTATACGGATCTAAATGCAAGTGCTCCTCTTTATTTGATATTAACCATTATTGGGATTATTGGATTTATAATTACTATGATTAATTTCAAAATTGGAAAATTTAAATATACGGCTTTGGTTGCTGGTATATTTGTATTTATCTTTATAGCTGGAAATATTTACGCTTCTATTTTACAAAACTTTATAGTTTCGCCTAATGAACTTTCAATGGAGCGACCTTATCTAGAGAATCATCTTGAAATGACCAGGAAAGCTTATAACTTACATGATATAGATGAAAAGATGTGGGAAGGAACAGACGCTTTGCCGGATGTGGATGAAGATGAACTAGAACAAGAAATTGATGAAAATGTAGAAAATGTGGAGGAAAACCCAGAAGATTTTAATGAGGATATTGATGAGGATATTGATGAGGATATTAATATAAATGATATAGATGAAGGCATTGATGAAGAGATGTTAGAAGAAGAGGATATAGTGGGAGAAGTAGGAGAAGTAAGCGAAGTACCGGAAATTGATGACGAGTTACTGAGAAATGTAAGGCTACTTGATTATAGGCCGCTTCGAGAAGTTTATCGTGAATCACAAGAATTCAGGCAGTATTATCAATTTGATGATGTTGATATTGCTCGTTATACTATAGATGACCAATACCATCAGGTTATGTTATCAGCGAGGGAGTTGGATGTTAATAGACTGCCTGATGAAGCGCAGACTAATATTAATAGGCACTTGAAATATACTCATGGATATGGTCTTGCCATGAGTCCTGTAGGTGAGTTTACTGCTAGAGGACATCCTCGCTTTTTCCTACAGGATATGCCTGTTGTAGATAATATAGGGATTGGGTTAGAACGGCCGGAAATTTACTTTGGAGAGCTAAAAAATGATTTTGTAATAGTAAATACTGAGGAAAAAGAGTTTAACTATCCTGGTGGAGGAGAAGAAGTCGATATAGACTACCAAGGAGAAACAGGTATACCAATTGATAATATAATCAACAGAGCATTATATGCATTAAGAGAGAGAAATTCTTTTATATTTTTATCAAGACAATTTACTGATGACAGTGAAATTTTGATAAACAGAAATATCCAGGAAAGGATTAATACAATTGCTCCTTTTTTAACTTATGATGATGATCCTTACATGGCTGTCGCTGACGGAAGATTATTTTGGATAATTGATGCTTATGTAGATAGTGATAATTACCCTTACAGTAATCCTTATGACTATAGAGGAAAGAATTATATTAGAAATCCTGTAAAAGTTATAGTTGATGCCTATAGTGGGGAGGTTTCTTATTACCTGGTAGAAGATGAGCCTGTAACTACTGCCCTGTCAAATGCTTTTCCAGATCTATTTAGGGATTTAGATGAAATGCCAGAAGAACTACAAGACCAGATTCGTTATCCTGTTGATCTCTTTGACATTCAAGCTGATATGTTAAGGAATTATCACATGACAACACCGGTAGTTTTTTATAACCGTGAAGATGCCTGGGATATAGCTACTGAAAAATATTATGGCGATACTATAAGGATGGAACCATATTATGCAACTCTTAACTTACCAGGAGAGGATGACTCTGAATTTGTTTTGATGCTTCCTTTTACTCCAGTACAGAGAAATAATATGATATCCTGGCTAGGAGCTAGGAATGATGGAGAAAATTATGGCGAATTAGTCCTTTATCGTTTTCCCAGGGGAACGTTGGCCTATGGTCCAAGACAGATTGACTCAAGAATTGACCAGGACCCGGAGATTTCGAGACTATTTTCGCTGTGGGATAGAGGTGGTTCAAGTGTTATTAGAGGAAATTTGCTGGTAATACCTCTTGAGAATGGAATACTATATGTGGAGCCTGTTTATCTTGAAGCAGAAGGCGCTAGTTTTCCTGAAATGCGCAGGGTTATAGTTGCCTGGGAAGATGATTTGATTATGGCTCCAAGCTTAGAAGAAGCTTTAGAGCACTTTGGAAAAGACATTGATCAGATTGATATTGAAGATCCAGATATAGAAGATCCAGAAGATCCCGACTTAGAAGAAGAGCTAGAGATACCTGATGAGATGATACCAGAGGATGAATTAGAAGATGTCTACGAGCTATCTAGAAGAGCTCTCGAACTCTATATTGATGCTGAGGATGCCCTTAGAGATGGTGATTGGAATGAATATGGAAGTATTCAAGAAGAACTAAAAGAGGTGCTTGAGAAGTTAAATGAAAAATCAGAGGATGTAGCAGAAACTGATCTAGAAGAAAACTAA
- a CDS encoding type II toxin-antitoxin system PemK/MazF family toxin encodes MQIKRGDVYYADLSPVVGSEQGGVRPVLIVQNDIGNRYSPTVIVAAITSQIQKGKLPTHVEVNAKEYNLNRDSVVLLEQIRTIDKQRLKEKVTSFSTSMMEKVDEALRISFGLIEF; translated from the coding sequence GTGCAGATAAAGCGCGGAGATGTATATTACGCAGACCTTAGTCCTGTAGTAGGCTCCGAACAGGGAGGAGTACGCCCCGTTCTGATAGTCCAAAATGATATTGGTAATAGATACAGTCCTACTGTTATAGTTGCAGCTATAACTTCCCAAATTCAAAAAGGAAAACTGCCTACTCATGTAGAGGTGAATGCTAAAGAATATAACCTAAATAGAGACTCTGTCGTATTATTAGAACAGATAAGAACTATAGATAAACAACGCCTTAAAGAAAAAGTTACCTCTTTTTCAACTTCCATGATGGAAAAAGTGGATGAGGCGTTAAGGATAAGTTTTGGATTAATAGAATTTTGA
- a CDS encoding M55 family metallopeptidase, producing MRVYISCDLEGITGVVKESQLQAGGEGYERARKIMTKEVNAAAGGAFEAGASVVVVNDAHDKMDNILIENLQDNIELISGNPKKFSMMEGIWSGFDVCFFLGYHSMRSKRGVISHTYSSSLVLDVKINEVSLGETGINAMIAGYYDVPVGLVSGDDILHNETREILGEEVKFVETKKALTKYSAWHHPLNNVYDQLRSKSKEVIEHIDRFKPFKVSSPIKLEVRFADISYADQALMLPRTFRPNLSSPIVTYEAHDVIEFYKAFRTMLVLANTG from the coding sequence ATGAGGGTATACATATCTTGTGACCTAGAAGGAATAACGGGAGTAGTTAAAGAAAGTCAACTTCAGGCTGGCGGGGAAGGTTATGAAAGAGCAAGAAAGATAATGACCAAAGAAGTTAATGCTGCAGCAGGAGGTGCCTTTGAAGCTGGTGCATCTGTTGTTGTGGTTAATGATGCCCATGACAAAATGGATAATATATTAATTGAAAACCTACAAGATAATATTGAGCTTATATCAGGAAACCCCAAAAAATTTAGTATGATGGAAGGGATATGGTCTGGTTTCGATGTTTGCTTTTTTTTGGGGTATCATTCGATGAGGTCCAAAAGAGGTGTAATATCTCATACTTATAGTAGCTCACTTGTCCTAGATGTTAAGATAAATGAAGTCTCTCTTGGTGAGACGGGGATTAATGCCATGATAGCTGGTTATTACGATGTCCCGGTAGGACTTGTAAGTGGAGACGATATCCTTCATAATGAAACTAGAGAGATTCTCGGTGAAGAAGTAAAGTTTGTCGAAACAAAAAAAGCCCTAACAAAATACTCAGCCTGGCATCACCCGTTAAATAATGTTTATGATCAATTAAGAAGCAAATCTAAAGAGGTAATAGAACATATAGATAGATTTAAGCCGTTTAAAGTATCGTCGCCTATTAAGCTAGAGGTTAGATTTGCTGACATAAGTTATGCAGACCAGGCTTTAATGCTCCCCCGAACTTTTCGGCCTAATTTATCTTCACCTATTGTGACTTATGAAGCCCATGATGTAATAGAGTTTTATAAGGCATTTAGAACCATGCTGGTTCTTGCAAATACCGGTTAA
- a CDS encoding protein-L-isoaspartate(D-aspartate) O-methyltransferase, which produces MSVFEKERKSMVKKQIYKRGIREEKVLKAFESVPREKFVPEDQKHMAYGDHPLPIGDNQTISQPYIVALMTDALELQKEDKVLELGTGSGYQAAILGEIASEIFSIERIENLASNAKKILRELGYNNIHIKVDDGTLGWEDKSPFDAIMVTAASPNIPDSLTEQLKTGGRMVIPVGDLHSQDLLKVTKTKSGIEKVNLGGCRFVPLKGEKGWS; this is translated from the coding sequence ATGTCAGTCTTTGAAAAAGAAAGAAAATCAATGGTTAAAAAACAAATCTATAAAAGAGGCATTAGAGAAGAGAAAGTATTAAAAGCCTTTGAAAGTGTTCCAAGGGAAAAGTTTGTGCCAGAAGATCAAAAGCATATGGCTTACGGAGATCATCCTCTGCCAATAGGCGATAATCAAACAATATCACAACCTTATATCGTGGCACTAATGACCGATGCTTTAGAACTTCAAAAGGAAGACAAAGTGCTTGAACTTGGAACCGGCTCTGGATATCAAGCTGCAATTTTGGGGGAAATAGCAAGTGAAATATTTAGTATAGAAAGGATCGAAAACCTGGCTAGTAACGCGAAAAAAATTTTACGGGAACTTGGATACAATAATATACATATTAAAGTTGATGATGGGACCCTTGGATGGGAAGACAAATCTCCTTTTGATGCAATTATGGTCACTGCTGCAAGTCCAAATATACCCGACAGCTTAACAGAGCAGTTAAAAACCGGAGGTAGGATGGTTATACCCGTAGGTGATCTACATTCACAGGATCTATTAAAAGTCACAAAAACCAAATCCGGGATAGAAAAAGTAAATCTTGGTGGTTGTAGATTTGTTCCTCTAAAAGGAGAAAAAGGATGGAGTTAA
- a CDS encoding aspartate kinase, whose product MSVVVMKFGGSSVKDKDRIMNVAEKIVKRKKSGDDVVVVVSAMGDSTDELIELAQDINPNPPDREWDMLLSTGEQVSSALLTMAINTYGVPAISLNAAQVGIKTDDVHKKARILSIDDKRLNKELKEGNVVIVTGFQGVNGGFDITTLGRGGSDTSAVALAKALEADLCEIYTDVDGVYTADPRIVKDARKLTSITYDEMLELSSLGSKVLQARSVECARLHNITIHVRSSFNDKEGTYVQEGRENMEIKNPLIRGVCSDKDIAKVAVKGVPDKPGVSYKIFSELARVNIHVDMIVQSIQKEKGINDILFTVKLEDVTKAKEVLESIDEFEVEDIMIKEDVAKVSIVGAGISQNPEVYPAMFGALGKEDINIEIISTSETRISCLIDEKRLEKAIEAIHDKFELGNEDRGEDTSVSLGG is encoded by the coding sequence ATGTCAGTGGTAGTGATGAAATTTGGAGGTTCTAGTGTAAAAGATAAAGATAGAATCATGAATGTTGCAGAGAAAATCGTCAAGAGGAAAAAATCCGGTGATGATGTAGTTGTTGTTGTTTCTGCAATGGGAGATTCTACAGATGAACTGATAGAACTTGCACAAGATATTAACCCAAACCCACCTGATAGAGAGTGGGATATGCTCCTTTCCACGGGCGAACAGGTTTCTAGTGCCCTTTTGACAATGGCGATTAACACTTATGGTGTACCTGCCATTTCCCTTAACGCAGCTCAGGTAGGCATCAAAACAGACGATGTTCACAAAAAAGCAAGAATTTTGTCCATTGATGACAAGAGATTGAATAAAGAGCTTAAGGAAGGGAATGTTGTTATAGTAACCGGGTTTCAAGGTGTTAATGGCGGATTTGACATAACTACCCTTGGCAGGGGTGGTTCTGATACAAGCGCTGTTGCCCTTGCAAAAGCTTTGGAAGCGGATCTTTGTGAAATATATACTGATGTTGATGGTGTGTACACGGCAGATCCAAGGATAGTAAAAGATGCCAGGAAATTAACTAGTATAACTTATGATGAAATGTTAGAGCTGTCTAGTCTTGGTTCTAAGGTACTTCAGGCAAGAAGTGTGGAGTGTGCAAGGCTTCATAATATTACTATACATGTAAGGTCAAGCTTTAATGATAAAGAAGGGACCTACGTGCAGGAGGGGCGAGAAAATATGGAGATCAAAAATCCTTTGATACGTGGGGTTTGCTCTGACAAAGATATTGCTAAAGTTGCAGTAAAAGGTGTACCCGATAAACCAGGGGTATCTTATAAAATCTTTTCAGAGTTAGCCAGGGTTAATATCCACGTGGACATGATAGTACAAAGTATCCAAAAAGAAAAAGGGATTAACGATATTTTATTTACTGTAAAGTTAGAAGATGTTACAAAAGCAAAAGAAGTTCTTGAAAGTATTGACGAATTTGAAGTTGAAGATATTATGATAAAAGAAGATGTTGCCAAGGTATCTATAGTTGGTGCAGGGATTTCCCAAAATCCTGAAGTTTATCCTGCTATGTTTGGTGCTCTTGGCAAAGAAGATATAAATATAGAGATAATAAGTACAAGCGAAACAAGAATCTCGTGTCTTATTGATGAAAAAAGATTAGAAAAAGCTATAGAAGCGATACATGACAAATTTGAACTAGGAAACGAAGATAGAGGTGAAGATACTTCTGTTTCTCTGGGAGGATGA
- a CDS encoding CopG family ribbon-helix-helix protein — translation MPKTKRVMISVPNNLLQEVDGIVSSEKRNRSELIREAMRLYIRERKKDEIRQMMQKGYKEMGKINLDLANEAIEAENEASRLAEEMVSGA, via the coding sequence ATGCCAAAAACAAAGAGAGTAATGATTAGTGTACCAAATAACCTTTTACAGGAAGTTGATGGGATAGTTTCATCTGAAAAAAGAAATAGAAGTGAACTTATAAGAGAAGCTATGCGCTTGTATATTAGAGAAAGAAAAAAGGACGAAATAAGACAAATGATGCAAAAAGGATACAAGGAAATGGGAAAGATTAATTTAGACCTTGCAAATGAAGCCATAGAAGCAGAAAATGAAGCAAGCAGGTTAGCAGAAGAAATGGTTAGTGGAGCGTGA
- a CDS encoding DUF6391 domain-containing protein: MWLIFLLILSPILFFLLLSLILLPFHFTFYSLINIITTPFQLAKIALNKRLRNNHALEHATINILEKRYGYNRLSGFARENGFVIQGRINPEHLQEAAMLGLYQLQGGNKELAIHQNCGTSILAANFSSAVIFLLLLWFTGTFNILNVLLAIILSQFVGPRAGKIFQKYITTSTDVKDIAITGVLYNQPRGAGVMNFPFLGGNEPGQYFVKTQRY, from the coding sequence GTGTGGTTAATATTCCTGCTGATTTTATCGCCTATACTTTTCTTTTTACTATTAAGTTTAATACTTCTGCCTTTTCATTTTACCTTTTATTCACTTATAAATATCATCACAACCCCCTTTCAGTTAGCCAAAATCGCCTTAAACAAGAGGCTTAGAAATAATCATGCTCTTGAACATGCCACCATTAATATTTTAGAAAAAAGATACGGTTACAATAGGCTTTCTGGTTTTGCCAGGGAAAATGGTTTTGTAATCCAGGGCAGAATTAACCCTGAACACTTACAGGAAGCTGCAATGTTAGGGCTTTACCAGCTTCAAGGTGGTAACAAAGAGCTAGCTATTCATCAAAATTGCGGCACAAGTATTTTAGCAGCTAACTTTTCTAGTGCTGTAATTTTTCTTTTATTGCTATGGTTTACAGGCACTTTTAACATTTTGAATGTACTACTTGCTATCATTTTATCACAATTTGTTGGCCCCAGAGCGGGTAAAATCTTTCAAAAATATATCACCACTTCTACAGATGTCAAAGATATTGCTATTACCGGTGTACTTTACAATCAGCCGCGCGGGGCGGGGGTTATGAATTTTCCTTTTTTGGGGGGTAACGAGCCTGGTCAGTATTTTGTCAAAACTCAAAGATATTAA
- a CDS encoding M42 family metallopeptidase codes for MQLLEKLVTTPGIPGREEKIRELIKDELNKIADEVKVDGMGNVIGIKKGKSSSKNEAKKVMVAAHMDEIGFLVKHIDKKGFLRLEPLGGFDARALVSQRVIVHGKEELLGNLAPSTKPPHMLSAEEAKKKLEVKDFFVDLGLDGDKVKELVNIGDPVTLKQDFVELGNSYSAKAMDDRIGVYVMLEAAKELDYHEADIYLVATVQEEVGLRGGKTSAFGIDPDVGIALDVTIANDIPGSKEDEMVASLGEGAAIKIMDAASISNYKVIDTLKEIAEDKELSYQMELMAKGGTDAGAMQQSRAGIPTAGISIPTRYVHTVNEMVDKDDVNSAVKLLSEFLKTCHEKDFSL; via the coding sequence ATGCAGCTGCTTGAAAAACTAGTTACTACCCCCGGTATCCCCGGGAGAGAAGAAAAAATTCGTGAATTAATAAAAGATGAATTAAACAAAATAGCAGATGAAGTAAAAGTAGATGGTATGGGAAATGTAATAGGGATCAAAAAGGGAAAAAGTTCCTCTAAGAATGAAGCAAAGAAAGTTATGGTTGCTGCACATATGGATGAGATAGGCTTTTTGGTTAAGCATATTGATAAAAAAGGATTTTTGAGGCTAGAGCCTCTAGGGGGATTTGATGCTAGAGCCCTTGTATCACAAAGAGTCATAGTTCATGGTAAAGAAGAGCTTTTAGGTAATCTAGCACCATCCACGAAACCACCTCACATGCTGTCAGCTGAGGAAGCCAAGAAAAAGTTAGAGGTAAAAGATTTTTTTGTTGATCTAGGGCTTGATGGTGACAAAGTTAAAGAACTAGTTAACATTGGTGACCCTGTAACACTGAAGCAGGATTTTGTGGAGTTAGGTAATTCTTACAGCGCAAAGGCAATGGACGATAGGATAGGTGTGTATGTAATGCTTGAGGCTGCCAAAGAGTTAGATTACCATGAAGCGGATATTTATTTGGTAGCTACTGTTCAGGAAGAAGTTGGCTTAAGGGGTGGCAAAACTTCTGCATTCGGGATTGACCCTGATGTGGGGATTGCCCTTGATGTTACAATTGCTAATGACATACCGGGAAGTAAAGAAGATGAAATGGTAGCATCTCTAGGCGAAGGTGCTGCTATCAAAATTATGGATGCCGCGTCTATATCAAATTACAAAGTAATAGATACATTAAAAGAAATTGCCGAAGACAAAGAATTATCGTATCAGATGGAACTTATGGCAAAAGGTGGGACAGATGCAGGAGCAATGCAGCAGTCAAGAGCCGGCATACCAACGGCAGGGATATCTATTCCTACGAGATATGTCCATACGGTTAATGAAATGGTAGATAAAGATGATGTTAATTCTGCTGTAAAACTATTAAGCGAATTTCTAAAAACCTGTCACGAAAAAGACTTCAGCCTATAG